A single genomic interval of Lepidochelys kempii isolate rLepKem1 chromosome 13, rLepKem1.hap2, whole genome shotgun sequence harbors:
- the LOC140896649 gene encoding Fc receptor-like protein 5 isoform X2, producing the protein MALTLLLPVLASLQLLPRLVSPAANHPAPAFSVHPQKVEYLLGDTVGLTCSAPPAKGRVSVFQYYSNMGWAVSAKVSSGWKHTYNLSITEPRIAGSYSCNYYTGKPGHFVHSGESNRITIRVKDPPAEPTLSVDPMSGVVSEGHPLLITCTAPGDARELRFHFYQDGAKIIPGDAGSEISTAETRTSSMTVSVLSIPRVDTNSTGEYTCQYEEKQSERWILSTRSQAVTVTLKDPPPRPVLSMDPPSGEVNEGFPLLITCTAPGAASEWRFHFYKDGAKIVPGDVGSEISIKEPGTSSRNVSVLSIPRAGPNSAGVFTCGYEENVSGRWVPSPRSWPVNITVKDPLPLPVLSLDPPSGVVIKGVPLVLTCTVPGDDSEWRFHFYKDGAEIVPGDMGSEISTKESSTDSVMLTFPRAGPANSGEFTCGYEENVRGRWIPSPRSQAVNVTMKDPLPLPVLSLDPPSGVVIKGVPLVLTCTAPGDASEWRFHFYKDGAEIVPGDMGSEISIKESSMDSMMLTFPRAGPANSGEFTCIYEENVRGRWIPSRRSQAVNVTTKDPLPLPVLSLDPPSGVVIKGVPLVLTCTAPGDASEWRFHFYKDGAEIIHGEMGSEISTKESSTDSMMLTFPRAGPASSGEFTCVYEENVRGRWIPSPRSRAVNVTMKATWSLPIALAAGCVGAAVGLVLLLLLICFYKRKKKGFKWERRRRTENDGSISSYSPIPLAMINPDTL; encoded by the exons ATGGCGCTAACTCTCCTTCTGCCTGTGCTGG ccTCTCTCCAGCTCCTTCCCCGGCTGGTGTCCCCTGCAG CTaaccacccagccccagccttctcCGTGCATCCCCAGAAGGTTGAATACCTCCTTGGAGACACCGTGGGCCTCACATGCTCTGCTCCCCCTGCAAAGGGTCGGGTGTCGGTATTCCAATACTACAGCAACATGGGATGGGCTGTTTCAGCCAAGGTGTCCTCCGGGTGGAAACACACCTACAACCTCAGCATCACCGAGCCACGGATTGCGGGTTCGTACAGTTGTAACTATTACACGGGCAAGCCTGGTCATTTCGTCCACTCCGGGGAGAGCAACCGGATCACCATCAGAGTCAAAG ACCCCCCTGCAGAGCCGACACTGAGTGTGGATCCCATGTCTGGAGTGGTGAGTGAAGGGCACCCCCTACTCATCACCTGCACAGCCCCCGGGGACGCCAGAGAGCTGAGGTTTCACTTCTACCAGGATGGAGCCAAGATCATCCCTGGGGACGCTGGGTCTGAGATCAGCACCGCGGAGACCAGGACTAGCTCAATGACAGTCTCTGTGCTCAGCATCCCGCGAGTTGACACCAACAGCACCGGGGAATACACCTGTCAGTACGAGGAGAAACAGAGTGAGAGGTGGATCCTGTCCACCAGGAGCCAGGCTGTGACTGTTACCTTGAAAG ATCCCCCTCCACGACCAGTGCTGAGCATGGATCCCCCATCAGGAGAGGTGAACgaaggtttccctctgctcaTCACCTGCACAGCCCCTGGGGCTGCCAGCGAATGGAGGTTTCACTTCTACAAAGATGGAGCAAAGATTGTCCCTGGGGATGTGGGGTCTGAGATCAGCATCAAGGAGCCTGGCACCAGCTCTAGGAATGTCTCTGTGCTGAGCATCCCACGGGCTGGTCCCAACAGCGCCGGGGTATTCACCTGCGGGTATGAGGAGAATGTGAGCGGAAGGTGGGTCCCGTCCCCAAGGAGCTGGCCTGTGAACATCACCGTGAAGG ATCCCCTTCCCTTGCCGGTGCTGAGCCTGGATCCCCCATCCGGGGTGGTGATCAAGGGGGTCCCCTTAGTCCTCACCTGCACAGTCCCTGGAGATGACAGCGAGTGGAGATTTCACTTCTATAAAGACGGGGCTGAGATTGTCCCCGGAGACATGGGGTCTGAGATCAGCACGAAAGAGTCCAGCACGGATTCCGTGATGCTCACTTTCCCACGGGCTGGTCCTGCGAACTCCGGGGAATTCACCTGCGGCTATGAGGAGAACGTGAGGGGGAGGTGGATCCCGTCCCCCAGGAGTCAGGCTGTGAACGTCACCATGAAGG ATCCCCTTCCCTTGCCGGTGCTGAGCCTGGATCCCCCATCCGGGGTGGTGATCAAGGGGGTCCCCTTAGTCCTCACCTGCACAGCCCCTGGAGATGCCAGCGAGTGGAGATTTCACTTCTATAAAGACGGGGCTGAGATTGTCCCCGGAGACATGGGGTCTGAGATCAGCATCAAAGAGTCCAGCATGGATTCCATGATGCTCACTTTCCCACGGGCTGGTCCTGCGAACTCCGGGGAATTCACCTGCATCTATGAGGAGAACGTGAGGGGGAGGTGGATCCCGTCCCGCAGGAGTCAGGCTGTGAACGTCACCACGAAGG ATCCCCTTCCCTTGCCGGTGCTGAGCCTGGATCCCCCATCTGGGGTGGTGATCAAGGGGGTCCCCTTAGTCCTCACCTGCACAGCCCCTGGAGATGCCAGCGAGTGGAGATTTCACTTCTACAAGGACGGGGCTGAGATTATCCACGGGGAAATGGGGTCTGAGATCAGCACCAAAGAGTCCAGCACGGATTCTATGATGCTCACTTTCCCAAGGGCTGGTCCTGCAAGCTCCGGGGAATTCACCTGCGTATATGAGGAGAACGTGAGGGGGAGGTGGATCCCGTCCCCCAGGAGTCGGGCTGTGAACGTCACCATGAAGG CTACCTGGTCTCTGCCCATCGCCCTGGCGGCTGGGTGCGTTGGTGCCGCGGTGGGTCTggttctgctgctgcttctcatcTGTTTCTACAAGAGGAAGAAGAAAG GTTTCAAGTGGGAGCGAAGGAGGAGAACCGAGAACGATGGTTCCATCAGCAGTTACTCACCTATACCTCTGGCAATGATCAACCCAGACACTCTTTAA
- the LOC140896649 gene encoding Fc receptor-like protein 5 isoform X3 has protein sequence MALTLLLPVLASLQLLPRLVSPAANHPAPAFSVHPQKVEYLLGDTVGLTCSAPPAKGRVSVFQYYSNMGWAVSAKVSSGWKHTYNLSITEPRIAGSYSCNYYTGKPGHFVHSGESNRITIRVKDPPAEPTLSVDPMSGVVSEGHPLLITCTAPGDARELRFHFYQDGAKIIPGDAGSEISTAETRTSSMTVSVLSIPRVDTNSTGEYTCQYEEKQSERWILSTRSQAVTVTLKDPPPRPVLSMDPPSGEVNEGFPLLITCTAPGAASEWRFHFYKDGAKIVPGDVGSEISIKEPGTSSRNVSVLSIPRAGPNSAGVFTCGYEENVSGRWVPSPRSWPVNITVKDPLPLPVLSLDPPSGVVIKGVPLVLTCTVPGDDSEWRFHFYKDGAEIVPGDMGSEISTKESSTDSVMLTFPRAGPANSGEFTCGYEENVRGRWIPSPRSQAVNVTMKDPLPLPVLSLDPPSGVVIKGVPLVLTCTAPGDASEWRFHFYKDGAEIVPGDMGSEISIKESSMDSMMLTFPRAGPANSGEFTCIYEENVRGRWIPSRRSQAVNVTTKATWSLPIALAAGCVGAAVGLVLLLLLICFYKRKKKGWLVSLQPGSPMLQSHGGGRICRCRWKREEEHGKRLSLLACSFFHLGFAPCLQSQVSITSLQSQTDQRKGGDSLKQILLLLPRPASFVPVR, from the exons ATGGCGCTAACTCTCCTTCTGCCTGTGCTGG ccTCTCTCCAGCTCCTTCCCCGGCTGGTGTCCCCTGCAG CTaaccacccagccccagccttctcCGTGCATCCCCAGAAGGTTGAATACCTCCTTGGAGACACCGTGGGCCTCACATGCTCTGCTCCCCCTGCAAAGGGTCGGGTGTCGGTATTCCAATACTACAGCAACATGGGATGGGCTGTTTCAGCCAAGGTGTCCTCCGGGTGGAAACACACCTACAACCTCAGCATCACCGAGCCACGGATTGCGGGTTCGTACAGTTGTAACTATTACACGGGCAAGCCTGGTCATTTCGTCCACTCCGGGGAGAGCAACCGGATCACCATCAGAGTCAAAG ACCCCCCTGCAGAGCCGACACTGAGTGTGGATCCCATGTCTGGAGTGGTGAGTGAAGGGCACCCCCTACTCATCACCTGCACAGCCCCCGGGGACGCCAGAGAGCTGAGGTTTCACTTCTACCAGGATGGAGCCAAGATCATCCCTGGGGACGCTGGGTCTGAGATCAGCACCGCGGAGACCAGGACTAGCTCAATGACAGTCTCTGTGCTCAGCATCCCGCGAGTTGACACCAACAGCACCGGGGAATACACCTGTCAGTACGAGGAGAAACAGAGTGAGAGGTGGATCCTGTCCACCAGGAGCCAGGCTGTGACTGTTACCTTGAAAG ATCCCCCTCCACGACCAGTGCTGAGCATGGATCCCCCATCAGGAGAGGTGAACgaaggtttccctctgctcaTCACCTGCACAGCCCCTGGGGCTGCCAGCGAATGGAGGTTTCACTTCTACAAAGATGGAGCAAAGATTGTCCCTGGGGATGTGGGGTCTGAGATCAGCATCAAGGAGCCTGGCACCAGCTCTAGGAATGTCTCTGTGCTGAGCATCCCACGGGCTGGTCCCAACAGCGCCGGGGTATTCACCTGCGGGTATGAGGAGAATGTGAGCGGAAGGTGGGTCCCGTCCCCAAGGAGCTGGCCTGTGAACATCACCGTGAAGG ATCCCCTTCCCTTGCCGGTGCTGAGCCTGGATCCCCCATCCGGGGTGGTGATCAAGGGGGTCCCCTTAGTCCTCACCTGCACAGTCCCTGGAGATGACAGCGAGTGGAGATTTCACTTCTATAAAGACGGGGCTGAGATTGTCCCCGGAGACATGGGGTCTGAGATCAGCACGAAAGAGTCCAGCACGGATTCCGTGATGCTCACTTTCCCACGGGCTGGTCCTGCGAACTCCGGGGAATTCACCTGCGGCTATGAGGAGAACGTGAGGGGGAGGTGGATCCCGTCCCCCAGGAGTCAGGCTGTGAACGTCACCATGAAGG ATCCCCTTCCCTTGCCGGTGCTGAGCCTGGATCCCCCATCCGGGGTGGTGATCAAGGGGGTCCCCTTAGTCCTCACCTGCACAGCCCCTGGAGATGCCAGCGAGTGGAGATTTCACTTCTATAAAGACGGGGCTGAGATTGTCCCCGGAGACATGGGGTCTGAGATCAGCATCAAAGAGTCCAGCATGGATTCCATGATGCTCACTTTCCCACGGGCTGGTCCTGCGAACTCCGGGGAATTCACCTGCATCTATGAGGAGAACGTGAGGGGGAGGTGGATCCCGTCCCGCAGGAGTCAGGCTGTGAACGTCACCACGAAGG CTACCTGGTCTCTGCCCATCGCCCTGGCGGCTGGGTGCGTTGGTGCCGCGGTGGGTCTggttctgctgctgcttctcatcTGTTTCTACAAGAGGAAGAAGAAAG gctggctggtttcCCTTCAGCCGGGTTCTCCCATGCTTCAGTCGCATGGCGGTGGTCgtatctgtagatgtaggtggaagagagaggaagagcatggcaaacgtctctcccttttagcatgttctttcttccatcttggctttgccccctgccttcagagtcaggtgagcattacctcattgcagtcccaaactgatcaaaggaaggggggtgactcactcaaacagatccttttgttgctgcctaggccagcatcctttgttcctgtgaggtag
- the LOC140896649 gene encoding Fc receptor-like protein 5 isoform X1: protein MALTLLLPVLASLQLLPRLVSPAANHPAPAFSVHPQKVEYLLGDTVGLTCSAPPAKGRVSVFQYYSNMGWAVSAKVSSGWKHTYNLSITEPRIAGSYSCNYYTGKPGHFVHSGESNRITIRVKDPPAEPTLSVDPMSGVVSEGHPLLITCTAPGDARELRFHFYQDGAKIIPGDAGSEISTAETRTSSMTVSVLSIPRVDTNSTGEYTCQYEEKQSERWILSTRSQAVTVTLKDPPPRPVLSMDPPSGEVNEGFPLLITCTAPGAASEWRFHFYKDGAKIVPGDVGSEISIKEPGTSSRNVSVLSIPRAGPNSAGVFTCGYEENVSGRWVPSPRSWPVNITVKDPLPLPVLSLDPPSGVVIKGVPLVLTCTVPGDDSEWRFHFYKDGAEIVPGDMGSEISTKESSTDSVMLTFPRAGPANSGEFTCGYEENVRGRWIPSPRSQAVNVTMKDPLPLPVLSLDPPSGVVIKGVPLVLTCTAPGDASEWRFHFYKDGAEIVPGDMGSEISIKESSMDSMMLTFPRAGPANSGEFTCIYEENVRGRWIPSRRSQAVNVTTKDPLPLPVLSLDPPSGVVIKGVPLVLTCTAPGDASEWRFHFYKDGAEIIHGEMGSEISTKESSTDSMMLTFPRAGPASSGEFTCVYEENVRGRWIPSPRSRAVNVTMKATWSLPIALAAGCVGAAVGLVLLLLLICFYKRKKKGWLVSLQPGSPMLQSHGGGRICRCRWKREEEHGKRLSLLACSFFHLGFAPCLQSQVSITSLQSQTDQRKGGDSLKQILLLLPRPASFVPVR from the exons ATGGCGCTAACTCTCCTTCTGCCTGTGCTGG ccTCTCTCCAGCTCCTTCCCCGGCTGGTGTCCCCTGCAG CTaaccacccagccccagccttctcCGTGCATCCCCAGAAGGTTGAATACCTCCTTGGAGACACCGTGGGCCTCACATGCTCTGCTCCCCCTGCAAAGGGTCGGGTGTCGGTATTCCAATACTACAGCAACATGGGATGGGCTGTTTCAGCCAAGGTGTCCTCCGGGTGGAAACACACCTACAACCTCAGCATCACCGAGCCACGGATTGCGGGTTCGTACAGTTGTAACTATTACACGGGCAAGCCTGGTCATTTCGTCCACTCCGGGGAGAGCAACCGGATCACCATCAGAGTCAAAG ACCCCCCTGCAGAGCCGACACTGAGTGTGGATCCCATGTCTGGAGTGGTGAGTGAAGGGCACCCCCTACTCATCACCTGCACAGCCCCCGGGGACGCCAGAGAGCTGAGGTTTCACTTCTACCAGGATGGAGCCAAGATCATCCCTGGGGACGCTGGGTCTGAGATCAGCACCGCGGAGACCAGGACTAGCTCAATGACAGTCTCTGTGCTCAGCATCCCGCGAGTTGACACCAACAGCACCGGGGAATACACCTGTCAGTACGAGGAGAAACAGAGTGAGAGGTGGATCCTGTCCACCAGGAGCCAGGCTGTGACTGTTACCTTGAAAG ATCCCCCTCCACGACCAGTGCTGAGCATGGATCCCCCATCAGGAGAGGTGAACgaaggtttccctctgctcaTCACCTGCACAGCCCCTGGGGCTGCCAGCGAATGGAGGTTTCACTTCTACAAAGATGGAGCAAAGATTGTCCCTGGGGATGTGGGGTCTGAGATCAGCATCAAGGAGCCTGGCACCAGCTCTAGGAATGTCTCTGTGCTGAGCATCCCACGGGCTGGTCCCAACAGCGCCGGGGTATTCACCTGCGGGTATGAGGAGAATGTGAGCGGAAGGTGGGTCCCGTCCCCAAGGAGCTGGCCTGTGAACATCACCGTGAAGG ATCCCCTTCCCTTGCCGGTGCTGAGCCTGGATCCCCCATCCGGGGTGGTGATCAAGGGGGTCCCCTTAGTCCTCACCTGCACAGTCCCTGGAGATGACAGCGAGTGGAGATTTCACTTCTATAAAGACGGGGCTGAGATTGTCCCCGGAGACATGGGGTCTGAGATCAGCACGAAAGAGTCCAGCACGGATTCCGTGATGCTCACTTTCCCACGGGCTGGTCCTGCGAACTCCGGGGAATTCACCTGCGGCTATGAGGAGAACGTGAGGGGGAGGTGGATCCCGTCCCCCAGGAGTCAGGCTGTGAACGTCACCATGAAGG ATCCCCTTCCCTTGCCGGTGCTGAGCCTGGATCCCCCATCCGGGGTGGTGATCAAGGGGGTCCCCTTAGTCCTCACCTGCACAGCCCCTGGAGATGCCAGCGAGTGGAGATTTCACTTCTATAAAGACGGGGCTGAGATTGTCCCCGGAGACATGGGGTCTGAGATCAGCATCAAAGAGTCCAGCATGGATTCCATGATGCTCACTTTCCCACGGGCTGGTCCTGCGAACTCCGGGGAATTCACCTGCATCTATGAGGAGAACGTGAGGGGGAGGTGGATCCCGTCCCGCAGGAGTCAGGCTGTGAACGTCACCACGAAGG ATCCCCTTCCCTTGCCGGTGCTGAGCCTGGATCCCCCATCTGGGGTGGTGATCAAGGGGGTCCCCTTAGTCCTCACCTGCACAGCCCCTGGAGATGCCAGCGAGTGGAGATTTCACTTCTACAAGGACGGGGCTGAGATTATCCACGGGGAAATGGGGTCTGAGATCAGCACCAAAGAGTCCAGCACGGATTCTATGATGCTCACTTTCCCAAGGGCTGGTCCTGCAAGCTCCGGGGAATTCACCTGCGTATATGAGGAGAACGTGAGGGGGAGGTGGATCCCGTCCCCCAGGAGTCGGGCTGTGAACGTCACCATGAAGG CTACCTGGTCTCTGCCCATCGCCCTGGCGGCTGGGTGCGTTGGTGCCGCGGTGGGTCTggttctgctgctgcttctcatcTGTTTCTACAAGAGGAAGAAGAAAG gctggctggtttcCCTTCAGCCGGGTTCTCCCATGCTTCAGTCGCATGGCGGTGGTCgtatctgtagatgtaggtggaagagagaggaagagcatggcaaacgtctctcccttttagcatgttctttcttccatcttggctttgccccctgccttcagagtcaggtgagcattacctcattgcagtcccaaactgatcaaaggaaggggggtgactcactcaaacagatccttttgttgctgcctaggccagcatcctttgttcctgtgaggtag